The nucleotide sequence TCATTAATGTTGCAGTTTTGGTTTGAACTGCATGTAAATGTTCTGGTACTATGGAGTACTATAGTAATATAGAGGTGTTACGGGTTTTGGTCTTGAATTTCTATATTCTGTGCGTTGCCAGGTAACATGCCCAAAGATGCCAGTTTCTCTATGCACAGCCTGCTTGTCTGCCACTACCTCCATGGGGCCTGGTACCCAATAGGAGGTGCCAGCGAGTTAGGGTACCACATGATCCCCATCATTGAGAAAGCAGGGGGAGCCGTTCTAGTCCGTGCTCCGGTCAACCGCATTCTGTTCAACGATGCAAATGAAGCTTGTGGTAAATATGAGCTGTTTTTAAAGCGTATTCTCAAACCTGTTATGTTTGAGTGTGATGATCGTTCTGTTTCTAGAAAGCAGTTCCCAATGCTTTTCTTGGGTTGTAGGTGTAAGTGTAATCAAGGGCAAAGAGGAGGTCCATGTACGTGCCCCTATGGTCATCTCAAACGCTGGTATCTTCAACACCTACCAGAAGCTGCTGCCCAAAGAGCTCCAGGCTAACCCGGGTATGCAAGGAAACAGAATGCGGTCCATTTCACACAGGCTTTCTATTGCCTGAGTCCAATATTGGTAAAGAATAAAGCCTTCGAGAAGCGAATGTCTGTTTTGTAAAATGATAGTTGGTTATGTGATTCCTGCAGCTATCCAGAAGCAGCTTAGTATGAtgaagaatggagagggaggtctGAGTATCTTCTTGGGATTGGATGGAACCAAGGAAGAGCTGGGCCTGAAAGCAGACAACTACTGGATCTTCACAGAGAACAACGTTGATGAACTGTACGTTATTTTTGTCATTTGTGGTTGAACTTTCACTTTCCTGTGTCTAGGGGAGCATATAGCTGTGCTAAAACATAAGGATTGAGTTGATGGTAGTGCTTTTCAGAAAGGTCGTAATCTTTAAGATGCATTTGATGTATCGCATCACACAAACCCCTCCCTGTTTACAGGGTCGACTCGTActtgaagggaaagagagaggagtcgGCTCAAAGTGTACCTCTCCTCTTTGTGGCCTCTCCGTCTGCTAAAGACCCCACATGGGAGTCAAGGTCACCAGGTATGTGTGTcctgaggagtcaggtggctgagcggtgagggagtcggactagtaatccgaaggttgccagttcgattcccggtcatgcaactgacgttgtgtccttgggcaaggcacttcaccctacttgcctcgggggaatgtccctgtacttactgtaagtggctctggataagagcgtctgctaaatgactaaatgtaaatgtaatgtaaggttGCCGGttgtgcataatgacgttgtgtccttgggcaaggcacttccttgtacttactgtaagtcactctggataagagcatcttctaaatgactaaaaaagaTGTCTAAATGTCCTTTTTGTGCTAATTCAATGTTTATTCCCGGGAACCTATCCTCGTCAACCTCGCTCTCCAATGCTTCTGTCTTTGGTTAGGCAAGTCCACTCTAAGCCTGGTCAGCTTTGCCAACTATGAGTGGTTTGAGGAGTGGAAAGATGACAAGGTGACCAATCGAGGGGCTGATTACAAGGAGGTGAAGCAGGCATTCATCGACTCGATCGTGGAAGTGGTGATGGGCGTCTTCCCAAAGATCAACAGGGACAAGGTAGTAAAAAGCCTCAAACTGCTCCCATTAATATCCTCGATAGCGTCAGGTTTATTCTGTCCTTTTTTTAGTGGAGCCTTACCAGTAATTGAACTGTTACCTGGCTGAAATCTGTCTTGATGGTTCTATTCCGTTTCTCTGAAAACTGGTAGATTGAGTATGTGGATGCTGGGACCCCCATCACAAACACGCACTACATAGGAGCCCCCCGTGGGGAGATCTACGGAGCCGATCACGGCACCGCCCGCTTCAGCGCCGAGCTCAACGCCACTGTGAGACCCCAGACTCCACTGAAGAATCTCTACCTGACAGGTGAGTCGCTGTCTCGGGATTCTGTTGAAAATGTGTTGACTTTTCGACGTACCGTTTTATAGCTCCTCTCTTTAGAGAGTGCGAGTGTGACCTGCAGTATGGCTGTGGATCTGAGttgtctgtgtgcgtctgaTTTGCAGGAcaagatgtgtttgtgtgcggctTTGCTGGCGCCCTGGCTGGAGCGCTCACCTGTGGTTCTGTCATTCTCAAACGTAACCTGCACCTCGACGCCATCGCCCTGGCCAAGAAGACCAAAAATGCCAACAACATGAAGAAAGAGCAGTAAAAccagtgacgtcagtagcctcAGAAGACCTGCATGAAACACTGAATGTGAAGAGGAtgagagtggaggaagagggtggaggacagggcaTGATTGGAATGACATGTATTTAATCTGGGTGTAACTAACCAGCACAATCACTTTAAGATACATTTGCAATATAACAAGCCATCAAATCTGTTATTTTATTTCACTCATCTTGACCTGTAATATTTGTAGCAGTAGCATAACATCACATAATATGTTACAATTGCAATGGGACTTTTCACATCCAATTAATTGACTAACAGAATACAAGCTTTGGTTGAAAAGACCTTGCTAATTGAAAGCCTCAGAACATTGTAAATCGTTACATTTAGAGTGCATTTTGTTCGTTTTTATAGTCTACTGTCAAAGAAGTAAGTTGTCTATTGGTGGTTTCTTTCAGAAATCAAATGCACTTTTAATGATAGGACAGGAGTCTGCTGGGTTTACGATTGACTACGACTAATTCTTAAATGGTATATTTTCGACCGGACTGCAGTAATTTTCTACCCCACTGACGTGCCTTTACAGAAATGTGATTATgcttgtgtgggagggagaacCAGGGGAACTGGATCATGTGCAAGACTGAATCACTGTGTTCGTGTGTCAATAAAACATAATGCGAATCCTCTAAATGCCTTTTTATATAgcatttatttgtatagttAATAagaaatgggagtcagatggctgagcggtgagggagtcgggctagtaatctgaaggttgccagttcgattcccggtcatgccagctgacgttgtgtccttgggcaaggcacttcaccctacttgcctcgggggaatgtccctgtacttactgtaagtcgctctggataagagcgtctgctaaatgactaaatgtaaatgtaataaggcTGAGTGGGTACAGATTATTTGAtgaaaaataattaataaaatgttaaataaatgcataacattttatttttaagaCAGATGTTTTCTCTAATTTAATAGGACACATTGATGACATCATTGCGCCCGGATATTTTTTATAAGGTACATATCGAACACGAGGACATCACGCGTTTTACATCGATGGTGCATGCATGCAGCGATGATGTGATGTCATTTCGGAGGGATCTGACTAGGTTGGGTACGAGGCATGTATTCTTCTAAATGTTACATGCCCTCTGAACTTAATTAGTGAGCCCTAATATCCAACTGGTTCAAACTATTTTTGTGTCTTGAAAACTAATAGGTGAGAGACGTTTGCGTACGATAACTCTTTTCTGTGTTGACTTTAACGCCATCCTGTCTTTAACGAGATCCTGTCTGCAAAGGCCTAGCTAGCTACTATTAGAACCATTATCTGAAGGGTCTGTCAACTGTTGAACTGACGAGAGTTCAAGATCCATATTGACAAAGGAAACTCTCAAACTAGATCAACTAATAAGCACATTCAGCTAGTCATGGACGTAAACACATGCTGTGATAATCAGAACTACGAAATACTCGTAGAAATAGGGGAAGGCGCTTATGGAAAAGTGTACAAGGCCAGAGAGGTGAGCGATCAACAGCGACTGGTTGCGGTAAAGAAGTTGAATATCCCAAAAGATCCTGATGGTGGTATTCCTCCATTCATGATCCGCGAGGTTGCCGTCTTACGTAAAATCGAGTACTTCAACCATTCCAACATTGTAAAGTAAGTTTGATCAAATATTAAGTACTAACGTGGTTCGCAAATCAATGTGATTGGATATAAGGTCATGCATGGATTAATAATGCATTGATCCAAAGTGATATAGTTACTACTTGATTCATTTGATGACCTTTCTGTGACAGGTTGTTGGATGTGTCAGCTGTAATGCGGGGCAGGAGCATGGACCTGACGCTGGTGTTTGAGTACATTGATCAGGACCTGTCCACATTTCTCTCCAAGATTCCCAACACTGGTCTAAGCCTGGACAAAATTAAGGTGTGGTGCTCTCTTCCTATCACACAATGTCAAATGACTCCACAAACCTATACCAAGCCTGACTTGAAATGTTGTTTCTTCAGGATGTGATGAGGCAGCTACTGCAGGGGCTGGACTTCCTGCACGCCAACATGCTGGTGCATCGTGACCTGAAGCCAGACAACGTCCTGATAAGCAGCCGTGGGGAAGTCAAGATCGCCGACTTTGGAATGGCGCGGATCTACACATATCACATTTCCCTTACCCCTTGCGTAAGTCTTTGTCCACCTGTGAATCTCTTGACAAGAGTGCCCATGAGTTATAGTACGTATGGGGTGGGGGTACTTGTACTATACATGTATTATTTCTGCAAACAAGTGTATCAAATGTCCTATTTGTGAACCTTATTGTAAACATATCTTTGTCAGATGGCCCGGAGGAACTTATCACCCAAGTGAACTTCctgattacattttacatttacatttagtcatttggcagacactcttatccagagcgacttacagtaagtacagggacattcccccgaggcaagtagggtgaagtgccttgcccaaggacacaacgtcagttggcatgaccgggaatcgaactggcaaccttcggattactagcccgattccctcaccgctcagccacctgactccctgatgttCCTCCCTGGTCTCCAGGTGGTGACCCTGTGGTACAGAGCCCCTGAGGTTCTGCTTCGCTCCAGCTACATGACTTCTGTGGACATGTGGAGCGCAGGCTGCATCTTCGCAGAGCTCTTCCTCTTGAGGTACGGAGAGAGCaccgtttttttgggggggggggctgcttttTGGGTGGTTttgaaggtgagagggaggtaGCGGGTGGGAAGGTTTGCTCTCTGTGTCCATATGGCAGATGCGGGTCCAGCGTTTTAGAGTTCATGGATACATTATTTCTCTACTATCTCTATAATTTATAGAAACACACTTTACACGTCCACTGTTGTATGTAAATATAACATGCATTTTAAATTCCACAGACCACTGTTTTCTGGATACACTGAGATACAACAGCTCCAGAAAATATTCGAGTGAGTCTCATGTATCAGAGTCCCTCTACGTCCTGGAAGACTGTAATACACGTGTAATAATTACAGCCATATGTATGTGGTTAGTGGTTGTGGGGTATACTGTTAATGATGTCTAAATGTGGGTTTGGCTGTTCTCCAGGGTGATAGGTTTCCCCAGTGAGGAGGACTGGCCCGTGGAGAGTCCCATCTCCTACTCCTCTAAATTGGCCCCAGGTgccacctgtacccagctgctGTCCACCCTAGGCCAGGAGGAGAATGACCTTCTCTTTGTGAGCATGCCTAAAGCTTAACATTGTTTCTCCATGATGTGTTATGTGTTGCTTACGTTTCCTTCTGGGGTAATGAGTCGTTTCTATCACTAGTCTCGATAAagcagtctccctctctgtcctgcagCAGTGTCTAGCGTTCAAGCCGACCAATCGCATCTCAGCCTCCAGAGCTCTGACCCACCCCTTCCTGCTGGGCTCCTGAGTGTGTTCCAGAACACTGGAGGACGCGGGGAGGAGAAAATTAGGGCTCATCCCTCATGTGTCACTGAAAACTCTTGTGCCACAAGATCTAACCCAACTGGGTCAAGgtatttttttataaacaatattaaggtaaaaaaaaacgtgttcAACATCATGGATGTCTAAATCTTATCATACAGTGAGTATGAAACAAGTCTAAAAGGTGGTTCTTATGGCATGACAGTTTGAATGTTGACAGTCA is from Osmerus mordax isolate fOsmMor3 chromosome 3, fOsmMor3.pri, whole genome shotgun sequence and encodes:
- the cdk21 gene encoding cyclin-dependent kinase 6; this encodes MDVNTCCDNQNYEILVEIGEGAYGKVYKAREVSDQQRLVAVKKLNIPKDPDGGIPPFMIREVAVLRKIEYFNHSNIVKLLDVSAVMRGRSMDLTLVFEYIDQDLSTFLSKIPNTGLSLDKIKDVMRQLLQGLDFLHANMLVHRDLKPDNVLISSRGEVKIADFGMARIYTYHISLTPCVVTLWYRAPEVLLRSSYMTSVDMWSAGCIFAELFLLRPLFSGYTEIQQLQKIFEVIGFPSEEDWPVESPISYSSKLAPGATCTQLLSTLGQEENDLLFQCLAFKPTNRISASRALTHPFLLGS
- the retsat.2 gene encoding all-trans-retinol 13,14-reductase, giving the protein MWIAVAVICAGLVAFLLKYAFGTSGPNPFDIDTREPLKPLVTDKKEKNKVLKQGFLINKVPENLDAIIIGSGIGGLGLAVMLAKVGKRVLVLEQHDRAGGCCHTFTEKGFEFDVGIHYIGDLLEHKPFRCMLDQLTNGQLQWEPLENPFDQVVIGPADNRRVYPIYSGRDRFPQELKKCFPGEEKAIDEYMRLVKKAGRSVWLMVLLKIVPLPLAKFLVYTGLANRLSFFFKMASRSLTEVVNELTENEDLRAVFSYIFGTYGNMPKDASFSMHSLLVCHYLHGAWYPIGGASELGYHMIPIIEKAGGAVLVRAPVNRILFNDANEACGVSVIKGKEEVHVRAPMVISNAGIFNTYQKLLPKELQANPAIQKQLSMMKNGEGGLSIFLGLDGTKEELGLKADNYWIFTENNVDELVDSYLKGKREESAQSVPLLFVASPSAKDPTWESRSPGKSTLSLVSFANYEWFEEWKDDKVTNRGADYKEVKQAFIDSIVEVVMGVFPKINRDKIEYVDAGTPITNTHYIGAPRGEIYGADHGTARFSAELNATVRPQTPLKNLYLTGQDVFVCGFAGALAGALTCGSVILKRNLHLDAIALAKKTKNANNMKKEQ